In the Deinococcus ficus genome, one interval contains:
- a CDS encoding uridine kinase, producing MTETRRQLLSRLAARLDAQPAAPVLRVAVDGVDGAGKTTFADELSDTLRALGRDVLRASVDGFHHPRERRYRLGRNSPEGFYRDSYDHAALQRLLLDPLGPGGSGRYRTAVFDVDRDVPVHVPERQAPAGSVLIVDGLFLHRPELRGAWDNSVFLRVPFEVSVPRGAARGPGYGSPDPQAPSNRRYIGGNRLYFSEANPERQAGVVVDNADLTRPVIVRERPLGP from the coding sequence GTGACCGAAACGCGACGCCAGTTGCTAAGCCGCCTCGCGGCCCGGCTGGACGCACAGCCGGCGGCGCCCGTGCTGCGCGTCGCGGTGGACGGCGTGGACGGCGCCGGGAAGACGACCTTCGCGGACGAACTGTCAGACACCCTGCGTGCCCTGGGACGGGACGTTCTCCGCGCCTCCGTGGACGGCTTTCACCACCCCCGGGAGCGGCGCTACCGCCTGGGGCGGAACTCGCCGGAAGGGTTCTACCGCGACTCGTACGACCATGCGGCGCTGCAGCGGTTGCTGCTGGACCCGCTCGGGCCGGGCGGCAGCGGGCGGTACCGGACGGCGGTGTTCGACGTGGACCGGGACGTGCCGGTGCATGTCCCCGAGCGGCAGGCGCCGGCGGGCAGCGTCCTGATCGTGGACGGCCTGTTCCTGCACCGCCCGGAGCTGCGGGGCGCCTGGGACAATTCGGTCTTCCTGCGCGTCCCGTTCGAAGTGTCCGTGCCGCGCGGGGCCGCCCGCGGGCCGGGGTACGGCTCCCCGGACCCACAGGCGCCGTCCAACCGGCGGTACATCGGCGGGAACCGCCTGTACTTCAGCGAGGCCAACCCGGAACGGCAGGCGGGCGTGGTCGTGGACAACGCGGACCTCACGCGGCCGGTGATCGTCCGGGAGCGGCCGCTGGGCCCCTGA
- a CDS encoding vWA domain-containing protein: MRPTAALLLPLLLTPALTAHGQASTPTPTAAPCQFPPGPLPERTRAVFLLDTSGSMRGIGDGKANIFQAVKTTIDDYVHAQQPDRAVLVTFDNGVRSQKTFDAPATNPEWTAHLRTLSADGRNTHLYRSLHAALRPLNAADGYITTVFVLTDGIDNETPRTHTAQGALAAFTGRGPLDRLHYVALGTDIPVNARRALEGTTFADGLTLPVGRIPDLSGAGLEGGVRTVTDPTRIPVTFPDGTRLSVDAAHPGVQLAQPTVRGAQAALTLRGVPYGTPALLCAENLPALPGGVGDRSRRILVRLNVGEAPRLTWLNPAADLTLNRGEHVILRYRAAPGVALDDLRVTGLPAGVHATLERLPGSREFSVRLQNTGLRQGQTATGTLSFARAPGRPLPTLTGGTPTGTVLTPGVTPAGRDAGPTRLTVPPTSNRALDAPTLPAWLPWLLGALALIGAAVAARPFLLRWWQARQAARTAPRPTPAPPPTIEGLEYTETRALSLVTAQGESMTLHAPLDGPFDIGHLARVPHLSGLRVQQVQGGLHLQRIPTDLDVSQGARLLHAGDIVRPGTLLGLAVARRARAPHASLGDLAGLGLPLTIQADGVTVHLKGPYGQHALTLPGGVTDLGETLRSPALHGLRLGTSGPRILIVEIRPPLALYRPGDDAPLTPGTHLPATPTDLHLTSP, encoded by the coding sequence ATGCGCCCCACAGCGGCCCTTCTCCTCCCCCTCCTGCTCACCCCGGCACTCACCGCGCACGGGCAGGCCAGCACACCCACCCCCACCGCCGCCCCCTGCCAGTTCCCCCCCGGCCCCCTGCCCGAACGCACCCGGGCTGTGTTCCTGCTGGACACCAGTGGCAGCATGCGCGGCATCGGCGACGGCAAGGCCAACATCTTCCAGGCCGTCAAGACCACCATCGACGACTACGTCCACGCCCAGCAGCCCGACCGGGCCGTGCTCGTCACCTTCGACAACGGCGTGCGCAGCCAGAAGACCTTCGACGCGCCCGCCACCAACCCCGAATGGACCGCGCACCTGCGCACGCTCAGCGCCGACGGCCGCAACACCCACCTGTACCGCAGCCTGCACGCCGCCCTGCGCCCCCTGAACGCCGCCGACGGGTACATCACCACCGTATTCGTCCTCACCGACGGTATCGACAACGAAACGCCCCGCACGCACACCGCGCAGGGCGCCCTGGCCGCCTTCACCGGCCGTGGCCCGCTGGACCGCCTGCACTACGTCGCCCTGGGCACCGACATCCCCGTGAACGCCCGCCGCGCCCTGGAAGGCACCACCTTCGCCGACGGCCTGACCCTGCCGGTGGGCCGCATCCCCGACCTGAGCGGCGCCGGCCTGGAGGGCGGCGTGCGGACCGTCACCGACCCGACCCGCATTCCCGTCACCTTCCCCGACGGCACCCGCCTCAGCGTGGACGCCGCCCACCCCGGCGTGCAACTCGCGCAGCCCACCGTGCGCGGCGCGCAGGCCGCCCTCACACTGCGCGGCGTCCCATACGGCACCCCCGCGCTGCTGTGCGCCGAGAACCTGCCCGCCCTGCCCGGCGGGGTGGGCGACCGCAGCCGCCGCATCCTGGTCCGCCTGAACGTCGGCGAGGCGCCCCGCCTGACCTGGCTGAACCCCGCCGCGGACCTCACCCTGAACCGCGGCGAGCACGTCATCCTGCGGTACCGAGCCGCGCCCGGCGTCGCCCTGGACGACCTGCGCGTCACCGGCCTGCCCGCCGGCGTGCACGCCACCCTGGAGCGCCTGCCCGGCAGCCGGGAGTTCAGCGTCCGCCTTCAGAACACCGGCCTGAGGCAGGGCCAGACCGCCACCGGCACCCTGAGTTTTGCCCGAGCCCCGGGCCGGCCCCTGCCCACCCTCACCGGCGGCACGCCCACCGGCACCGTCCTCACGCCCGGCGTCACCCCGGCCGGCCGGGACGCCGGCCCCACCCGCCTGACCGTCCCGCCCACCAGCAACCGCGCCCTGGACGCCCCCACCCTGCCCGCGTGGCTCCCCTGGTTGCTGGGCGCCCTCGCGCTGATCGGCGCTGCCGTGGCCGCCCGGCCCTTCCTGCTGCGCTGGTGGCAGGCCCGGCAGGCTGCCCGCACCGCGCCCCGCCCCACACCCGCCCCGCCCCCCACCATCGAGGGCCTGGAGTACACCGAGACCCGCGCCCTGAGCCTCGTCACCGCGCAGGGCGAAAGCATGACCCTGCACGCCCCCCTGGACGGCCCCTTCGACATCGGGCACCTCGCCCGCGTGCCGCACCTCAGCGGCCTGCGCGTGCAGCAGGTCCAGGGCGGCCTGCACCTCCAGCGCATCCCCACGGACCTGGACGTCAGCCAGGGTGCCCGGCTCCTGCACGCCGGCGACATTGTCCGGCCCGGCACCCTCCTCGGCCTCGCCGTCGCCCGGCGCGCGCGCGCGCCCCACGCCAGCCTGGGCGACCTCGCCGGCCTGGGCCTCCCCCTCACCATTCAGGCGGACGGCGTCACCGTGCACCTCAAAGGCCCCTACGGGCAGCACGCCCTGACCCTCCCCGGCGGCGTCACCGACCTCGGCGAGACGCTGCGC
- a CDS encoding ATP cone domain-containing protein, translating into MAIPEVKIGTGRHAWPFSRGLVVESLVNAGAGAAEAAAAGRIVEQQLRHGKRRHIPVEDLHALVTEVARTAVGEDVAARVAEQTPAFMDILVVAKKGHLPFSRGVLARTLEDAGLSPRDAYATASAVDVRMRQAGTQTLTAEDLDQLTEATLAARYGEHMRRTYQYVRLNRGRLGVASDDYSLPVPFSKGVLVQSLLAAGVDPDVARKVARVTQRDLRGRDDRVVRRSDVREKVEALLRDEVGPDVSARYRLLRVIRHPPRPLVILLGGVSGTGKSFLAAEVAYRLGISRVVGTDSIREVMRSMVSPALLPTLHASTFNAWEALVPPGERLPEHASLDQLMAGFRDQVQQVSVGLKAVVQRSVEEGTSVLLEGVHLVPGYIRPGDIRNAIVVPMLVTLPSADEHRRHFESRDIETAATRPLHRYLRYFDEIRRMQDQLETLARQEGVPLLNGQTLDESADQAVNVVLSRVMTALTPEERALLFGGDGGDDEILTEVTREKRRRADPATDGAAGDDPPPGPAGA; encoded by the coding sequence GTGGCAATCCCAGAAGTGAAGATCGGCACCGGACGCCACGCCTGGCCGTTCAGCCGCGGCCTGGTCGTGGAATCCCTGGTGAACGCCGGCGCGGGCGCCGCCGAGGCCGCCGCTGCCGGGCGCATCGTGGAGCAGCAGCTGAGGCACGGCAAACGCCGCCACATTCCCGTGGAGGACCTGCACGCCCTGGTCACCGAGGTCGCCCGCACGGCCGTCGGCGAGGACGTCGCCGCGCGCGTGGCCGAACAGACCCCGGCCTTCATGGACATCCTGGTCGTGGCGAAAAAGGGCCACCTGCCGTTCAGCCGCGGCGTGCTGGCCCGCACCCTGGAAGACGCCGGGCTCTCGCCCCGCGACGCGTACGCCACCGCCAGCGCCGTGGACGTCCGCATGCGCCAGGCCGGCACCCAGACCCTGACAGCTGAGGACCTGGACCAGCTGACCGAGGCCACCCTGGCCGCCCGTTACGGCGAGCACATGCGCCGCACCTACCAGTACGTGCGCCTGAACCGCGGCCGCCTGGGCGTCGCCAGCGACGACTACAGCCTGCCCGTGCCGTTCAGCAAGGGCGTGCTCGTGCAGTCCCTGCTGGCCGCCGGCGTGGACCCGGACGTGGCCCGCAAGGTGGCCCGCGTCACCCAGCGGGACCTGCGCGGCCGGGACGACCGCGTGGTCCGCCGCAGCGACGTGCGCGAGAAGGTCGAGGCGCTGCTGCGCGACGAGGTCGGGCCGGACGTCAGCGCCCGTTACCGCCTGCTGCGCGTGATCCGCCACCCCCCGCGCCCCCTGGTGATCCTGCTGGGCGGCGTGAGCGGCACCGGCAAGAGCTTCCTGGCGGCCGAGGTCGCCTACCGCCTGGGCATCTCCCGCGTGGTCGGCACCGACTCCATCCGCGAGGTGATGCGCAGCATGGTCTCCCCGGCGCTGCTGCCCACCCTGCACGCCAGCACCTTCAACGCCTGGGAGGCCCTGGTGCCCCCCGGCGAGCGCCTGCCGGAGCACGCCAGCCTGGACCAGCTGATGGCCGGCTTCCGCGATCAGGTGCAGCAGGTCAGCGTGGGCCTCAAGGCGGTCGTGCAGCGCAGCGTGGAGGAAGGCACCAGCGTGCTGCTCGAGGGCGTGCACCTGGTGCCCGGGTACATCCGCCCCGGGGACATCCGCAACGCCATCGTGGTGCCCATGCTGGTCACGCTGCCCAGCGCGGACGAGCACCGCCGGCACTTCGAGTCCCGCGACATCGAGACCGCCGCCACCCGCCCCCTGCACCGCTACCTGCGTTACTTCGACGAGATCCGCCGCATGCAGGACCAGCTGGAAACCCTGGCTCGGCAGGAGGGCGTGCCGCTCCTGAACGGCCAGACGCTGGACGAGAGCGCCGATCAGGCCGTGAACGTGGTCCTGAGCCGCGTGATGACCGCCCTGACGCCCGAGGAACGCGCGCTGCTGTTCGGCGGGGACGGCGGGGACGACGAGATCCTCACCGAGGTCACCCGCGAGAAACGCCGCCGCGCCGACCCGGCCACCGACGGCGCCGCCGGGGACGACCCCCCGCCCGGACCGGCCGGCGCCTGA
- a CDS encoding thymidine kinase, protein MLKSPYSGGHLEVIVGPMFSGKSEELIRRVTRAVIARQRVQVFKPAIDDRYHESAVASHAGRTVGALAVRDVAGIRAHLSGEGPLLTASEAPTELPDVVGIDEVQFFGPEIVPLALHLADAGVRVILAGLDLDFRAEPFGCMPDLLARAESVEKLTAICTECGAPATRSQRLIGGEPARFDDPVVLVGAQESYEARCRVHHVVLPAREPETRPVTAQAPA, encoded by the coding sequence GTGCTCAAGTCCCCCTACTCCGGCGGCCACCTGGAAGTGATCGTGGGCCCCATGTTCAGCGGGAAAAGCGAGGAACTGATCCGCCGCGTCACCCGCGCCGTGATCGCCCGCCAGCGCGTGCAGGTGTTCAAACCCGCCATCGACGACCGCTACCACGAGTCCGCCGTCGCCAGCCACGCCGGGCGGACCGTGGGCGCCCTGGCCGTCCGGGACGTCGCCGGCATCCGCGCGCACCTGTCCGGGGAAGGTCCTCTCCTGACCGCCAGCGAGGCGCCGACCGAACTGCCGGACGTGGTCGGCATCGACGAAGTGCAGTTCTTCGGGCCGGAGATCGTGCCGCTGGCCCTGCATCTCGCGGACGCGGGCGTGCGCGTGATCCTGGCCGGCCTGGACCTGGACTTCCGCGCCGAGCCGTTCGGGTGCATGCCCGACCTGCTCGCCCGCGCCGAGAGCGTGGAGAAACTCACCGCGATCTGCACCGAGTGCGGCGCGCCCGCCACCCGCTCGCAGCGGCTGATCGGCGGGGAACCCGCCCGCTTCGACGACCCGGTGGTGCTGGTGGGCGCGCAGGAAAGCTACGAGGCCCGCTGCCGGGTGCACCACGTCGTCCTGCCCGCCCGGGAACCCGAAACGCGGCCGGTGACCGCTCAGGCGCCGGCGTAA
- a CDS encoding cupin domain-containing protein: MATKNGVNESGVTAGLYAQLPVPAEATTSRVVVSNPLLRVVSFAMDAGQELTDHQSPRAVVVQVLDGGLTFTMAGQSSDLSAGDVVYLAPGERHAVLARTACRFSLVMVEPGAAG; encoded by the coding sequence ATGGCCACGAAAAACGGAGTGAACGAGTCGGGTGTGACCGCCGGACTGTACGCGCAGCTGCCCGTCCCGGCCGAGGCGACCACGTCCCGGGTGGTGGTGAGCAACCCGCTGCTGCGCGTGGTGAGTTTCGCCATGGACGCCGGGCAGGAACTCACCGACCACCAGTCGCCGCGGGCCGTGGTGGTGCAGGTGCTGGACGGCGGGCTGACGTTCACCATGGCGGGCCAGTCGTCGGACCTGTCGGCGGGGGACGTGGTGTACCTCGCCCCCGGTGAGCGGCACGCCGTGCTGGCCCGGACCGCCTGCCGGTTCTCGCTGGTGATGGTCGAACCGGGCGCCGCCGGGTAA
- a CDS encoding DUF4394 domain-containing protein, translated as MKRITLPALTVIGALILAACSQTLLPAAPLGQLAYALSGGGTLAAFGLDNAQASLTTRAITGLPAGEALVDLDVRNTDNRLYGISATGRVYRLDPATGAATADGSAASQSVIAMDFNPVANRLRVLGSSDLDLNVRLTLNAAPVPATSPAGTLTADGTFTYAAGGTNPELVAAAYTNSFDNSAAGAVNTGTTTTLYSLDAGTDQLVVHSAGPQFSTLTAVGALGVDIMAGRTGFDIVGASGAYLSSSTGAGTNVYALNLTTGQATLKTSLSGVALTGLALQPAAQ; from the coding sequence ATGAAGCGAATCACCCTGCCCGCCCTGACCGTTATCGGCGCCCTCATCCTGGCCGCGTGCAGCCAGACGCTCCTCCCAGCCGCGCCCCTGGGCCAGCTCGCCTACGCCCTCAGCGGAGGCGGCACCCTCGCCGCGTTCGGCCTGGACAACGCCCAGGCCAGCCTGACCACGCGCGCCATCACCGGCCTGCCCGCCGGGGAAGCGCTGGTGGACCTGGACGTGCGCAACACCGACAACCGGCTGTACGGCATCAGCGCCACCGGCCGCGTGTACCGCCTGGACCCCGCCACCGGCGCAGCCACCGCCGACGGCAGCGCGGCCTCCCAGAGCGTGATCGCCATGGACTTCAACCCGGTCGCCAACCGCCTGCGCGTGCTGGGCAGCAGTGACCTGGACCTGAACGTCCGCCTGACCCTGAACGCCGCGCCGGTCCCGGCCACCTCCCCGGCCGGCACGCTGACCGCCGACGGCACCTTCACCTACGCGGCGGGCGGCACGAACCCGGAACTGGTGGCCGCCGCCTACACGAACTCCTTCGACAACAGCGCCGCCGGGGCCGTGAACACCGGCACGACCACCACCCTGTACTCCCTGGATGCCGGCACGGACCAGCTCGTGGTGCACAGCGCCGGACCGCAGTTCAGCACCCTGACCGCCGTCGGCGCCCTGGGCGTGGACATCATGGCGGGCCGGACCGGGTTCGACATCGTGGGAGCGTCCGGGGCGTACCTGAGCAGCAGCACGGGCGCCGGCACGAACGTCTACGCCCTGAACCTCACGACGGGGCAGGCCACCCTGAAAACCAGCCTGAGCGGCGTGGCCCTGACCGGCCTGGCGCTGCAACCCGCCGCGCAGTAA
- a CDS encoding amidohydrolase family protein gives MTAPTPADSFTPRLLTCDLLYTGLGGAQSPGGVVVVGDTVAATGHPDELRRAYPQARETAVGGVIAPPPVNAHTHLDMSAYDFRALPYFRWIPEVVVGQRERRGVAGALAGAQELARLRVGGVGDIVFAPDVMDALLDRADLTGVLYFELFAPKPERADETLARLRALVAAWRGRERPGGLRLGVTPHTPFTVSARLMRLAAEFAAGEGLPMQIHVAEHPSERELFATGAGPLWDNRLKALMPDTFAEVIGRDPHPDLTPVRYLDELGVLAARPTLVHMVNVTPDDVARVARAGCAVVTCPRSNHHLECGVFPWAAFAAAGVEVALGTDSVASGESLDVREEVAFARQLHPALDPRVIVRAAVKGGHRVLGSRAPFIRRGEAWRDEYVWAGYAGA, from the coding sequence ATGACTGCCCCCACGCCCGCCGACTCCTTCACGCCCCGCCTGCTGACCTGTGACCTGCTGTACACGGGCCTGGGCGGGGCGCAGTCGCCGGGCGGCGTGGTGGTCGTGGGGGACACGGTGGCCGCCACCGGGCACCCGGACGAGCTGCGGCGCGCGTACCCGCAGGCCCGCGAGACGGCGGTGGGCGGCGTGATCGCGCCGCCGCCCGTGAACGCGCACACGCACCTGGACATGAGCGCGTACGACTTCCGGGCGCTGCCGTACTTCCGCTGGATTCCGGAGGTGGTGGTGGGCCAGCGCGAGCGGCGCGGCGTGGCCGGCGCGCTGGCCGGCGCCCAGGAACTCGCGCGGCTGCGGGTGGGCGGCGTGGGGGACATCGTGTTCGCGCCGGACGTGATGGACGCCCTGCTGGACCGCGCGGACCTGACGGGCGTGCTGTACTTCGAGCTGTTTGCCCCGAAACCCGAACGGGCCGACGAGACCCTCGCGCGGCTGCGGGCCCTGGTGGCCGCGTGGCGCGGGCGGGAGCGGCCGGGCGGCCTGCGCCTGGGCGTGACGCCCCACACGCCGTTCACGGTCAGTGCCCGCCTGATGCGCCTCGCGGCCGAGTTCGCCGCCGGGGAGGGCCTGCCCATGCAGATTCACGTGGCCGAGCACCCCAGCGAGCGGGAGCTGTTCGCCACCGGCGCCGGGCCGCTGTGGGACAACCGCCTGAAGGCCCTGATGCCCGACACCTTCGCGGAGGTGATCGGCCGGGACCCCCATCCGGACCTGACACCGGTGCGTTACCTGGACGAACTGGGCGTGCTGGCCGCCAGGCCCACCCTGGTGCACATGGTGAACGTCACGCCGGACGACGTCGCCCGGGTGGCGCGGGCGGGCTGCGCGGTGGTGACCTGCCCGCGCAGCAACCACCACCTGGAGTGCGGCGTGTTCCCGTGGGCGGCGTTCGCGGCGGCCGGGGTGGAGGTCGCGCTGGGCACCGATTCGGTCGCCAGCGGCGAGAGCCTGGACGTGCGGGAGGAGGTGGCGTTCGCCCGCCAGCTGCACCCGGCCCTGGACCCGCGGGTGATCGTGCGGGCGGCCGTGAAGGGCGGGCACCGCGTGCTGGGCAGCCGCGCGCCCTTCATCCGCCGGGGCGAGGCGTGGCGCGACGAGTACGTCTGGGCGGGTTACGCCGGCGCCTGA
- the ppgK gene encoding polyphosphate--glucose phosphotransferase produces MTVVLGIDIGGSGIKGAPVDITTGQLVGERLRIPTPEGARPDEVIRVLRQLADHFGLDGPVGVTFPGIVQHGRTLSAANVDAAWVGLDADTEFTRALGREVHLLNDADAAGLAESKFGAGQGVSGTVLVLTFGTGIGSALIHDGVLIPNTELGHLWLREHHAETWASDRARERDDLNWKQWAKRASGYLRHLELLFSPDLFIIGGGVSKKADKWSEHLKLDRSRFVPAALLNDAGIIGAAMSAAQHEDLGLAAQPTPAAQPSLTLARDPGSAPARRADKTGKKARAGGPPLPAGGKARRKKP; encoded by the coding sequence ATGACTGTGGTGCTGGGGATCGACATCGGCGGCAGCGGCATCAAGGGCGCGCCCGTGGACATCACGACCGGGCAGCTGGTCGGCGAGCGGCTGCGCATCCCCACCCCGGAGGGCGCCCGGCCGGACGAGGTGATCCGGGTGCTGCGGCAGCTGGCCGACCACTTCGGGCTGGACGGCCCGGTCGGCGTGACCTTTCCCGGCATCGTGCAGCACGGCCGGACCCTGAGCGCCGCGAACGTGGACGCCGCCTGGGTCGGCCTGGACGCCGACACCGAGTTCACCCGCGCCCTGGGCCGCGAGGTGCACCTCCTGAACGACGCCGACGCCGCCGGGCTAGCCGAGTCAAAATTCGGCGCGGGGCAGGGCGTGAGCGGCACGGTGCTGGTCCTGACCTTCGGCACCGGCATCGGCAGCGCCCTGATTCACGACGGGGTGCTGATCCCCAACACGGAACTGGGGCACCTGTGGCTGCGCGAACACCACGCCGAGACCTGGGCGTCCGACCGGGCCCGCGAACGCGACGACCTGAACTGGAAGCAGTGGGCCAAACGCGCCAGCGGGTACCTCCGGCACCTGGAACTGCTGTTCAGCCCGGACCTGTTCATCATCGGCGGGGGCGTGAGCAAGAAGGCCGACAAGTGGAGCGAGCACCTGAAACTGGACCGCAGCCGCTTCGTGCCGGCCGCCCTGCTGAACGACGCCGGGATCATCGGCGCGGCCATGAGCGCCGCGCAGCACGAGGACCTGGGCCTCGCGGCGCAGCCCACCCCGGCGGCCCAGCCGTCCCTGACCCTGGCCCGCGACCCCGGCAGCGCGCCCGCCCGCCGGGCCGACAAGACCGGCAAGAAGGCCCGGGCGGGCGGCCCGCCGCTGCCGGCCGGCGGGAAGGCCCGCCGCAAGAAACCCTGA
- a CDS encoding DNA gyrase subunit B yields the protein MDAVRKRPGMYVQGGTGIDGYHQLLTEIIDNGIDEGLAGFATAVTVVLHADGSTTVTDNGRGVPVDIMKSKGRPAIEVIYSELHAGGKFGGGAYKVSGGLHGVGSTVVNALSTFLDVTVNKGGKLHHVRFEKGVLVQPLQVLGSTPADVDWATKVSFQPDPTVFKEFDNQFDYTRIRNRLRELAYLTGLKITIRDERTELHAGAVKEEVFHEKGGIANFARALVTDDSKLLYDQPILMVGQHSGVNVKVAFIHANTYASDNILTYANMIRTRDGGTPLTGFKTAYTRILNKYARDKNLIKNGNPVPSGDDLLEGIYCVVSVEVEDPQFESQAKVKLLNSEAQTAVNAVVGEKFAEFLEENPKVGKTIVEKAAEAARAREAARKARDIVRRSNPLENDELPGKLADCSSQDPSESELFIVEGISAGGSAKGGRERRFQAILPLRGKILNVEKAELNKILKNAEIRALIGAIGAGVEGTGDRMHFDLSNLRYHKIIIMTDADMDGGHIATLLLTFFYRYMRPVVEAGYLYIAQPPLYRIMVGREKKGTYLYTNEELKEHVARATKEGKKYEIQRFKGLGEMNADQLWDTTMNPETRALKRVQIEDLIVANEVFEDLMGSEVAPRKTFIQENARFAEISV from the coding sequence ATGGACGCCGTGCGCAAACGCCCCGGCATGTACGTGCAGGGCGGCACGGGCATCGACGGCTACCACCAGCTTCTCACCGAGATCATCGACAACGGCATCGACGAGGGCCTCGCCGGCTTCGCCACCGCCGTCACGGTGGTCCTCCACGCCGACGGCAGCACCACTGTGACCGACAACGGCCGCGGCGTGCCCGTGGACATCATGAAAAGCAAGGGCCGCCCCGCCATCGAGGTCATCTACAGCGAGCTGCACGCCGGCGGCAAGTTCGGCGGCGGCGCGTACAAGGTCTCCGGTGGCCTGCACGGCGTGGGCTCCACCGTCGTGAACGCGCTCTCCACCTTCCTGGACGTCACCGTCAACAAGGGCGGCAAGCTGCATCACGTCCGCTTCGAGAAAGGCGTGCTGGTGCAGCCGCTGCAGGTGCTGGGCAGCACGCCCGCCGACGTGGACTGGGCCACCAAGGTCAGCTTCCAGCCCGACCCCACGGTCTTCAAGGAATTCGACAACCAGTTCGACTACACCCGCATCCGCAACCGCCTGCGCGAACTGGCGTACCTGACCGGCCTGAAGATCACCATCCGCGACGAACGCACCGAACTGCACGCCGGCGCCGTGAAGGAAGAGGTCTTCCACGAGAAGGGCGGCATCGCCAACTTCGCCCGCGCCCTGGTCACCGACGACAGCAAGCTGCTGTATGACCAGCCGATCCTGATGGTCGGGCAGCACAGCGGCGTGAACGTGAAAGTCGCCTTTATTCACGCGAACACCTACGCCAGCGACAACATCCTGACGTACGCCAACATGATCCGCACCCGCGACGGCGGCACGCCCCTGACCGGCTTCAAGACCGCGTACACCCGCATCCTGAACAAGTACGCCCGCGACAAGAACCTCATCAAGAACGGTAACCCCGTCCCCAGCGGCGACGACCTGCTCGAAGGCATCTACTGCGTCGTGAGCGTGGAGGTCGAGGACCCGCAGTTCGAATCCCAGGCGAAGGTCAAGCTGCTCAACAGCGAGGCCCAGACCGCCGTGAACGCCGTGGTCGGCGAGAAGTTCGCCGAGTTCCTGGAGGAAAACCCCAAGGTCGGCAAGACCATCGTGGAGAAGGCCGCCGAGGCCGCCCGCGCCCGCGAGGCCGCCCGCAAGGCCCGCGACATCGTCCGGCGCAGCAACCCCCTGGAAAACGACGAACTCCCGGGCAAACTCGCCGACTGCTCCAGCCAGGACCCCAGCGAGAGCGAGCTGTTCATCGTGGAAGGGATCTCCGCAGGCGGCAGCGCCAAGGGCGGCCGTGAACGCCGCTTCCAGGCGATCCTGCCCCTGCGCGGCAAGATCCTGAACGTCGAGAAGGCCGAGCTGAACAAGATCCTGAAAAACGCCGAGATCCGCGCATTGATCGGCGCCATCGGCGCGGGCGTCGAGGGCACCGGGGACCGCATGCACTTCGACCTCTCGAACCTGCGGTACCACAAGATCATCATCATGACCGACGCCGACATGGACGGCGGGCACATCGCCACCCTGCTGCTCACCTTCTTCTACCGCTACATGCGCCCCGTCGTCGAGGCCGGGTACCTGTACATCGCCCAGCCGCCGCTGTACCGCATCATGGTCGGCCGCGAGAAGAAGGGCACGTACCTGTACACCAACGAGGAGCTCAAGGAGCACGTCGCCCGCGCCACGAAGGAAGGCAAGAAGTACGAGATCCAGCGCTTCAAGGGCCTGGGCGAGATGAACGCCGACCAGCTGTGGGACACCACCATGAACCCCGAGACCCGCGCCCTCAAACGCGTGCAGATCGAGGACCTGATCGTCGCCAACGAGGTCTTCGAGGACCTGATGGGCAGCGAGGTTGCGCCCCGCAAGACCTTCATTCAGGAAAACGCCCGGTTCGCCGAAATCAGCGTGTAA
- a CDS encoding TetR/AcrR family transcriptional regulator — protein MDSSSLRERQKERRRARIYHVAIDLFKRGGFQATTATDIARASNVSRGTFFNYYPYKEAVLLDYGSEVMDRLRDHAEARLRDGHPPLTVLFEVWDMLAEENSRERDLFPPLAYEVMNPNPERARTAYQALPLSKVIELILRPLHHSGQLRADLSLQRISNLIADTYLMVALRWSAYGTERTLQEEMRLALNLLLEGALKREPARP, from the coding sequence ATGGACTCTTCCTCCCTGCGTGAACGGCAGAAAGAACGCCGGCGCGCCCGCATCTACCACGTCGCGATCGACCTGTTCAAACGCGGCGGGTTCCAGGCGACCACGGCGACCGACATCGCGCGGGCCAGCAACGTCTCACGCGGCACCTTCTTCAACTACTACCCCTACAAGGAAGCCGTCCTGCTCGACTACGGCAGCGAGGTCATGGACCGCCTGCGCGACCACGCCGAGGCCCGCCTGCGCGACGGCCACCCGCCCCTGACCGTGCTGTTCGAGGTGTGGGACATGCTCGCCGAGGAGAACTCCCGCGAACGCGACCTGTTCCCCCCGCTGGCCTACGAGGTCATGAACCCCAACCCGGAACGCGCCCGCACCGCCTACCAGGCCCTGCCGCTGAGCAAGGTGATCGAACTGATCCTGCGGCCCCTGCACCACTCCGGGCAGCTGCGCGCCGACCTGAGCCTGCAGCGCATCAGCAACCTGATCGCCGACACGTACCTGATGGTCGCGCTGCGCTGGAGCGCCTACGGCACCGAACGCACCCTGCAAGAGGAGATGCGCCTGGCGCTCAACCTGCTGCTGGAAGGCGCCCTGAAGCGCGAACCGGCGCGGCCCTGA